A stretch of Schaalia odontolytica DNA encodes these proteins:
- a CDS encoding glycoside hydrolase family 3 C-terminal domain-containing protein codes for MEHERQFTTMEHAALTDANDLTLLQAAALLSGSSAWDSRPIPAAGVPSFVMSDGPHGVRRQLGDADHLGIAESEKATCFPTASAVAATWNPELARDMGEALGLEARGLGVDVLLGPGLNIKRSPLCGRNFEYFSEDPILAGRMAAGLVDGIQSTGTAACPKHFAVNSQELRRMASDSIVDERTMREIYLTGFEIVCRVAKPRAIMSSYNLVNGTYAHENKHLLTDILRTEWGFDGMVISDWGGSNSAVEAVRAGGSLEMPAPGLAGARQIVAAVEAGQLDAADVYARAQEVLNVASASAGLPAPRPYDIGQHHELATRIAAEAITLLRNEEDLLPLSVGTNVALIGDLADTPRFQGSGSSQVNPTRVEAPRELLEAGGEGARGLVLEGYASGYERHGGTSDALIAEAVALAERADVALVYVGLDELAESEGLDRPHMRLPEGQDRLIEAVVAANPRTVVVLTGGASVEMPWASSVPALVNGYLTGQGGASAMLDVLTGAVNPSGRLAETYALSYEDHPTAAWYPATGPLSCYREGPFVGYRYFTTAGIDVAFPFGYGLSYSSFEYSDLAVNEEGVTLTVTNTSARDGAEVVQLYVSAPGGVFGPARELKGFSKVEVGAGASVSVTIPFDRYTFRHWETSRAAWETEAGTWTIHVGRNVSDTRLSATVEVEGTRPSPIDPALGHYLNADVAGITNGEFAVLLGRTIPTAHPADDLVASDPLSEMTRAKTWLARVAGRKLHGLKAKADAKGTPDLNILFVLNMPFRAIAKMSNGAASPDMVDAILLAVNGHPLRGLTRAALGFIANARANKATQRELDQTR; via the coding sequence ATGGAGCACGAAAGGCAGTTCACGACGATGGAACACGCAGCACTGACGGACGCCAACGATCTCACCCTCCTGCAAGCCGCGGCGCTTCTCTCGGGATCGAGTGCCTGGGACTCTCGCCCGATCCCCGCGGCGGGCGTTCCCTCCTTCGTGATGAGCGACGGTCCCCACGGCGTTCGCCGCCAGCTCGGGGATGCTGATCACCTGGGCATCGCGGAGTCTGAGAAAGCGACCTGCTTCCCGACGGCCTCAGCCGTCGCGGCTACGTGGAACCCGGAGCTGGCGCGCGACATGGGTGAGGCGCTGGGGCTGGAAGCACGAGGCCTCGGCGTCGACGTCCTGCTCGGTCCCGGCCTCAACATCAAGCGTTCGCCCCTGTGTGGGCGTAACTTCGAGTACTTTTCCGAGGACCCGATTCTTGCCGGACGCATGGCCGCTGGCCTCGTCGACGGAATCCAATCCACGGGTACGGCAGCCTGCCCCAAGCACTTCGCCGTCAACTCTCAGGAACTCCGCCGCATGGCCTCGGATTCCATCGTGGACGAGCGCACGATGCGTGAGATCTACCTAACCGGCTTTGAGATCGTCTGCCGAGTGGCCAAGCCGCGGGCGATCATGAGCTCCTACAACCTTGTCAACGGCACCTACGCGCACGAAAACAAGCACCTGCTGACCGACATCCTGCGCACCGAGTGGGGTTTCGATGGCATGGTCATTTCGGACTGGGGCGGTTCGAACAGCGCTGTTGAGGCCGTGCGCGCTGGTGGCAGCCTCGAGATGCCCGCCCCCGGCCTGGCGGGTGCCCGCCAGATCGTCGCGGCCGTCGAGGCCGGACAGTTGGATGCGGCCGACGTCTACGCGCGTGCCCAGGAAGTCCTCAACGTCGCGAGCGCGAGTGCCGGCTTGCCTGCGCCCAGGCCCTATGACATCGGCCAGCACCACGAGCTGGCTACGCGCATCGCCGCCGAGGCGATCACGCTCCTGCGTAACGAGGAGGATCTCCTGCCCCTGAGCGTCGGCACGAACGTCGCCCTCATCGGCGACCTCGCCGACACGCCGCGCTTCCAGGGGTCGGGTTCCTCCCAGGTCAATCCCACTCGCGTGGAGGCTCCGCGTGAACTGCTTGAAGCCGGGGGAGAGGGCGCACGAGGCCTCGTTCTCGAGGGATATGCGAGCGGGTATGAGCGCCACGGCGGTACGAGTGATGCTCTCATCGCCGAGGCTGTGGCCCTCGCCGAGCGCGCCGACGTGGCGCTTGTGTACGTCGGTCTCGACGAGCTGGCCGAATCCGAAGGCCTGGACCGGCCCCACATGCGCCTGCCCGAGGGCCAGGATCGCCTCATCGAGGCTGTCGTGGCAGCCAATCCGCGCACCGTCGTCGTCCTGACCGGCGGGGCCAGCGTTGAGATGCCGTGGGCCTCGTCCGTGCCCGCGCTCGTCAACGGTTACCTAACCGGGCAGGGAGGCGCCTCCGCGATGCTCGACGTCCTGACCGGCGCCGTCAATCCGTCGGGACGCCTGGCCGAAACGTACGCGCTCTCCTACGAGGACCACCCGACCGCCGCATGGTACCCGGCGACAGGACCGCTCTCGTGCTACCGCGAAGGCCCGTTCGTCGGCTACCGCTACTTCACGACCGCGGGCATCGACGTTGCTTTCCCCTTCGGCTATGGCCTGTCCTACTCGAGCTTCGAATACTCCGACCTTGCTGTGAACGAGGAGGGGGTGACCCTCACGGTCACCAACACCTCTGCGCGCGACGGTGCCGAGGTCGTCCAGCTCTACGTGAGTGCACCCGGTGGTGTGTTCGGTCCCGCGCGCGAGCTCAAGGGTTTCTCAAAGGTCGAGGTTGGTGCCGGAGCATCGGTGAGCGTCACGATTCCCTTCGACCGCTACACGTTCCGGCACTGGGAGACGTCGCGCGCAGCGTGGGAAACCGAGGCAGGAACCTGGACGATCCACGTGGGACGCAACGTCTCCGACACGCGGCTCAGCGCCACCGTCGAGGTCGAAGGAACCAGGCCCTCGCCGATCGACCCGGCCCTCGGCCACTACCTGAACGCCGACGTTGCCGGCATCACCAACGGCGAGTTCGCGGTCCTCCTGGGACGGACGATCCCGACGGCTCACCCCGCGGATGACCTCGTCGCCTCCGACCCACTGTCCGAGATGACGCGCGCCAAGACCTGGCTCGCCCGCGTCGCCGGACGCAAGCTCCACGGCCTCAAAGCGAAGGCTGACGCGAAAGG